The following DNA comes from Brassica oleracea var. oleracea cultivar TO1000 chromosome C5, BOL, whole genome shotgun sequence.
GTAAAAAGCTCAGCATCTCTTTTGCTCTGACCCACACACGACCCATCGAAATCTTTGTCGGAAAAAAAGTTGGCACTTGTGTATTTACAACAATCTTCTTTGACACAATTTGTTTTGGATCTTTATTGTATCTATCTATCTATCTATCATTCACCCAGATTCCTTTCAGTATCAATATTCTGTTGTCACTCTGATTCTTGTCGGAAAAAGTAAAAGAAAAGAAATGAAACTAAAAAAGAAAAAATCATTCTTCCTCGGATTGGATTCCTATGTACAGAAGAAATTGATGAAGGTAATATCACCACAACAAAAAGGGTTGTAAAATGATCTTTTTAAGTCTTTTTTAAATGAATCAATCTGACAGCATTTCTTCGAGCTCAGGCTCATCCGAAGACATATCCTCATAATCCAGCCTCGTACCATTATACAACCCTCTGTCATGCAAATCAGTTTGGTCTTCCTCATAATCTGAAGACCACTCCGCATCTTCATCTTCCTTCGGTTCATCACCTTCTTTTTTGTTTTTCTTACCGAGTTTTCTTGAATCCATACCTCCTTCTTTTGCCTTAGCTTCGCATATACAAGTGGACGGATTCTCATGAAACTCGCCTCTACCGGCTCTGACTTCCTTGGGCTCTCCCATGAATCCTTTCTGAAACGTTCTGACTCTTGAAGCAAACTCCTCCCAAGTTGTGTTCTCTTTGCTTAGAAACAACTTGTACAGCTTCTTTGCATTCGGTCTAATCGTCGGTTTATGTCCAAAATATCTCCTGTAATCACAAAACCAATATAAACACACATAAAAGAAAGAAGAGCTGCTTTTGGTTTAAACTATTACCTTCGACCAGCTAATATTCTCGCCATGTTCCCGTTATTGTTTGTAACAAAGACATCGCTTTCATCGCACACGAGGAAGTCCAACGCAGCCATTCGTGAAGAATAAGAAGAGAAGGGTTCTAACTCCTCTTTGGTAGCTATAGTGTCTTTAGAATAGAAATGTGGGAAGAGCGCTTTCAACGGAGCTAATGACTCTTCTCCTCCGTAAACTTCACCTGATGCAACATATATATGAACATCGCTTCCATATCCTAAAGCTCTAAGCATTAATCCAACTTCCTCTGGTGTAAGCGGACATCTTCCTTGTCGCCTTTGCTTTTCCGGGTTATTCACCTGAGATTAGAGATAAAAAAACAATATATATTCAACTCGTTCTGATAAGATAATAGGAAAAGAACGGCACAAACACGAACATGTAAAGTTTTCCATCTCCTTCTGATTGATCCTAACTCTTTCTTCTCCTTGTCACCACCACCATAGTAACATCCCGAGAAGGCGAGCATGTCAGGCTCAAACCTAAGGTGTAAAGCAATGTAGTGCTTGCTCCTTGACCGCATTCTTCTGACCAACTCGTTGCCCATTTTGAGAATGGGATCAGTGAACTTAAGCGCGTGGTAGTTTACTCTACACCTCAGCTTCTGCAAATCATCTCTCAACTTGTTCGAAAGTCTGTAATCAAATTTATTCAACTGAACCGCCTGAAATCAAAAACATTTTTACAAGATACTTAAGCATCAATTTAAATAGTAAGAAGGGGAAAAGGATTGGGAGAACTTACATGCCTTTTCTGAAGAACGGGTAGTACTCGATTGATATAACATTTCTCGTTGCATTTTCTTGGAACACGCATTCTGCTGGGACTCCACGTTCGTCCTCTTTTAGGTGGAAGCTGCTCTATGATTTTGACATCTTTTGAGAGAAACGATATAAACCAATCAACTTGGAAGATGTGGGAGAAGTCACTGCGTAAATAAAAGCACAAACTTATGATAATGTTATTAAGGTGCATAGAGTTTTGAGTTGTCAAGAATCTGAGCAGGAACCTGGCATCTTTCCAGTAGGATTTCTGGTCTAACTTAGGGATAACAAGCGTAGCGTTTAGGATTCGAGCAGCAACAACAGCATCTACAATCTGAAAGAAGTCAATTGGATACGGTCAAACTCAAAAAAAAAAAAAAAAAAAAAAAAAAGCTGAAAGGAACACTTACTCCAGTTCGTTGTTGGTTTAAACCACCACTAGTGGCGATTGCCAAGTACCGATCGCTTCTAGTAATTGCTTTAGCATCTGCAGCAAGAAACTAACATTAAATCCATTGAACTCAGAAACTAATACTGGTTCTATAGCTTAACTTAGTACTGGTTACAGAAATGCTCTCTCTATATCTAATTTCATATCTACAAGCATCAAATTTTTTTAAAAAAGAAAGAAGCTTTTACGCACTTGGGAACTTGGTGCTTGCATTGCAGCAACCGTAAAAGAGTTGAGCATTCCAAGAACGCCAGATATCACGATCTAATCTCCCTCCGGTAAAGATCTGGAGACTTCACCAAAAGCTAGCATCGATCGCCACACATCCGATATCATCAATATACACCTAACCGGAACTCTGAAAACCACCACTGCTACGTGCTTCTTCTCATCATTGACTCCATAGTTAATCTGCTGCTTCTGCAATTTTAAAACAGAATCAACGACGTTAAAAAAAAAAAGTGAGGTAAGAATCTTCTAAAACAATCTTAACAGAGAGGGAGAAAGAGTACGGAAATGCGTCGATCGGAGTCATCAGGAGGAGGGGAAAAGACGGAGAGGAGAGCGAAGAGGATGAGAAGAGCTCCGGAGAAGCCGCAAATAAGCGGGAGGAGACGGCGGAGACGGTTGTAGTAATTGTAGCGCCGCCGCTGGAAAGCCATGGAAAGGCTTATTACGTGCGGCGCTGTTAACTTCGCCTCTACGCCAGAGAGAGAGAAACAAAAGTCTTCTCCTTTTGAGATTAGATAGAACTGTCTGGTTTGAAAGATTTATTTCAGAAATCGAAAATCAAGATGACAACATGTTGTGTTTTTTTTTTTTTTTTTGTTTATTGTGTGATTTAACTCTTTTATTGTAATCGCAACATCTGCACCACCACCGCAAGAGATTCTCGATTTTTAAATATCAGCGAGAACCGATTAAATATCTTTCTTTTTTTTTAAGAAAAAATCCTTTGGTTTTGGGACACTTCTTATAGATTTCTGGGCTCTGAAAGAAATGAGGCACCGCCTCCAGCACTTCGGTAACAGCTTTTTGTTTTTTTTTTAAATTTATATATTTAAATCATTTTGAATTTTTGATTAATTAACTGCTTAATTTTGATCATAATTATCGTGCGCTGGATTTATTGACTCTTGCAAGTTATTCTCTTTTGATTTTTAGTTTGTTTGGACCATTAACCATCTTGTTTTGCATAATCATGAGCAAATTATTTGGTTACTAACCATTCATTATTGATTTAAATTGTCCAATAATCAGGAGTTTTTGCAATTTTTTGGAAACTATGGCCATCTTTTTGAGAGCAGAGCCCAGTCACAAGCTTTGTTTCTTTTTTCATGTTTTGTTTCTTTAAATCACTTTACATCTTTTTAAAAAACCATTACTGTCTCTGAAATGTTTTTTTGTTTTTTTTCTTTGTTTCTTTTTTCATTTCTCTGAAATGTTAGTTTTAGTGTAAGTATCACTCTTTGCTTTACATTTATTATCTTCCTTGTTTTTTCATATCTATTTGTAGAAAGAAGAATATTTGGAATCACTATTTCAGATTTTTAACTTTTGCTAAAGAGTGTAAGTGAACAATTGCGTGAACCGCCGAGGAAAGTATCATTACTCTTTTTGTCTGTCTTTCTGTTTCCTTGGTGTTGTCACCATCTTTGAGCAAAATTGGTGTGAGCCGGTTTATTGATTCTTGGATCCATATATATAGTTCACCAAAACCGGAAATTATCAACGGTCTGAGATCATCTAATATAGCCGAGTATTGGGCCGGTCAAATAACAGTTGAGTACTCATATTTGCAGTGTTTTTTTTTATCTTTTAGTTTTACAAAGAATGTAAGAGTGTCATTTTGCATTTAAATAAACATTTAAGGTTTTTTTTATATTGATTTAGTGTATTAGTTAGAAAGAACAAAAATATTTAGTGTATAAATTAATATATTAGTTTTAAATGATTTTTTAACATATATGAAAAAAACTCTACAAACAACACTATTTAGGAAAGAGAGGAAATACGTTTTAATGTAACCAATTACAAATTTAGTAAAGTAATTAAGATAATATAAATATAACCACTTGCCATCAGATTCAACTCCTAGTCAGAAAATGCTAGAGATCGAATCTTCCACAACCATACAACTTCATACCTATCTAATCTTCCACAACCATACAACTTCATACCTGTGTTTTATTTATTTATTTCAACTTGGTTTATTTTAGAACACAATAATCATTCCGGTTTATCTTAAACGAACATGATACATTTATTTCAGAATGACACAGCTTGGATTGTCTGTAGTACAATATTTCCGGTTTACCTTAACCAACATGATACACAAAAAACCTTACCGGTTCATAGCTTGCTAGTTCCTTTCTTTGATAAGCTTCCCATAGCCATAGCCTTAGTCCTCAGAACAAACTTCTGAACTTTCCCAGTCGATGTTTTCGGAAGATCCTCAAACACAATACTCCTCGGAGCCATATAATGCGGAAGCTTCCCCCTGCAGTAGCTTATAATCTCCTCGGCCGTTGCCTTAGACCCGTCTTTAAGCTTCACAAACGCACAAGCAGTCTCACCCCAATACTCATCAGGCCTCGCAACCACAGCTGCTTCAAGAACACAAGGATGAGAGAACAGAACAGACTCCACTTCGATCGAGCTTATGTTCTCTCCTCCAGAGATTATAATGTCTTTGGACCTGTCTTTCAGCTCTATGTAACCATCAGGGTGTTTAACCCCCAAGTCTCCACTCCAAAACCAACCTCCTTTGAAAGACTCCTTGGTCGCTTCAGGGTTCTTTAAGTAACCGTTCATCACCGTGTTCCCCCTGAAGACAACCTCACCCATGGACACACCATCAGCCGGCAAAGTCCTCAAGGTCACAGGATCTTTAACAGCGACTTCCTCGATCCCTATATGATTCACTCCTTGCCTTGCCTTCATTTTCGCCTGCTCTTCGCTAGGCAAAAGGTCCCACTCAGGCTTCCACGCACAGACCGTGCCCGGTCCGTAAGTCTCCGTTAAACCATACGAATGGAACATAGAGAACCCCAGCTCCTCCATCTTTTTAATCACATGAGCTGGCGGCGGTGCAGCACCGGTTATAAAGGAAACCTTCCCCGGAAGCGGCTTCTTCTCGGAATCACTAGCGTTAACGATCATGTTCAGTATAGTTGGTGCACCTCCCATGTGAGTCACCTTGTGTTGACAAATGTTATCGAATATACCCTTTGCGGTAACGTTCCTCAAACATATATTACTCCCACCAATCGCGGTAACACCCCAGATTAAGCACCAGCCGTTGCAGTGAAACATCGGATTAGTCCAGAGGTAAGTAGGGGATGAGTGCATTTCGTTGAGTAAAACCGTAGCCAGAGAATTCAAATAAGCGCCTCTGTGACTATAAACAACACCCTTGGGGCTCGAAGTGGTGCCTGATGTGTAGTTCAGAGAGATTGCATCACACTCGTCCTTTGGTCTTATAACTTGGAAGTTCGATTTCCCCATGGAGACAACATCTTCGTACTCCATCAACCTCTTCTTGTTCCCCGAAACAACAAGAGGTTCTTGGATCAAGACCAAAAGAGGGACCTTCTCGCCTTTCTTGGAGAGGATCTCGCAAGCTCCCTGAGCTATTTGGAGAAACTGATGATCTGCGAAAAGCACTTTGGTCTCTGAGTGTTTTAGCAAAACGGATACGAGTGCGGAGTCGTGGCGGATGTTGAGTGTACAGAGCAAAGCTCCAGCCATGGGAACAGCGAAATGTAACTCGACCATAGCTGGCACGTTTGGAGCCAACACCGAAACCTGATCAAATTCCGACAACACATCACTAAACGACAAAATTTCGATTACAAAGTCGAAAACTTTATTTTCGAGCTTGAGGAAATTTGAAATCTTTAAATAAGAAACGATCTACGTAATACAAAAAGGGTCTCCAAAGATGCATATGCACACAAAGGTAAAGAAAAGGTTCTGACCACATCGCCGGAGGAGATACCGAGTTGGGAGAGAGCGGAGGCGACTCTGACGCAGCGGTCACGGGTCTGCCGCCACGTGTAGGTGACGGGACCGTAAACTACGGAGGTTCTGTCGGCGTAGACGACGGCGGATCGATCAAGGAAGCTGATGGGAGTGAGAGGAACGTAGTTGGCCGTTGACTTCATAGTTCCCTCCATTTTTCTCCTTTTATTTTTTTTGGTACGCCGGAAAGTGATTTCGTTCAGACAGACTCTAGCGAGAAAAGTGCTTATCATCAATGGGGTAAAGAGTTCTTATCAGCTATCCTACAAGGCAGCTGTATCCATAATGGTAATGATTGCTGGAGAAAAGATAAGAGCATGTATATGGCCGGCCACATAATCAGCCACTTGGTTCCATCTTCGTGCTTCGCTTCGTATGAGTGCTTTGTCTAATAGTGAAAGCCCAACTCTCCTCTTGGGCCTTGCTTGATTGCTTGATTGCTTGATTGCTTGTGTAATTCTCCTTCAAATGAGATACACTGCCAACTAGGGCTGTCAAATATGGTAAAACCGAACCGTACCAAACTGAACTGAACCAAAATAAAAAATATGGTGTGGTTTTGGTATATACCATATAAACGGAATAGATATGATTTTATAAAAACCGTAGGATTTTAGTTTGGTTTATAACAGATTAAACCGAACAAAAGTAGAAACATATAAATATGTACATATTTTATAACGTCACATGAAAATCTATTTGTTATATAAGTTATTCTTTTGTTAATAATTATTACCATATTTTTTTATAGTAATAAAAAATCCTAATTTGAAAAATACTTAAAATATAATTAAATAACAATTCATCGCAACTGAAACTTCTTATTTTTTAATCATTTTGTTTTCTTTTAGCATTGATTAAATTGAAGTGAAAGTTATAAATTTGATGGATAATAACTAGAAAAAAATTATTCACAACTTTTTTCTTATTTATAAACGAACAGAGTTTCACTCGAAGAAGCATGACTTCGAAGCATGATTTTGATGAACACTAAACATAGAAGAGTGGAAAAGCTTTTCTTTCATGCTTCTCTTTTGTTTTTTATTTTGATTTTCAAAGGTAACGAGAAATTTTTAAAAGACATGATCAGAGTTCTAGTGTTAAGGAGAGTATAAATACTAAAAGAGATTCATGTGTTGTTGAGCTGTGGTTGGTGTCATCTCTTAAGTCGTGAGAAGAAGATAGACGAGTCCTTTTAGATATTCCACTATTTCGGATCCTCCCAGCTTCGAAGTTCCAAAGACTCTATCCACAAATGTGATTGGTACCTAACAGATGAAGAAGGAGGAGTACCATATGAATCATAAATAATAATTTGATTTCAAAGGAATCACAATCACAAGTGGTATTATGTATGTAAAGAAGGGACAAGAGCTACCTCTTCAATATGGTATCCTTTTCTGGTCGCACGAACTATCATTTCCATCTGGAAGACATAACCTTTACTCACACATGAGCTTATCACGTCTTCAAGCACCGATTTCTTGTATAGCCTTCCAAATAAGGAAGTTTAGTGGAAGTTAGTCGTGAAAATACTGACTGATTCAGTAGAAGAACACAAGGTAGTTGATTTCTTTTTTTTTTTTTTTACCTGAATGATCCGGTTAAATCAAATACGCCAGGCCATAATAGTGTTTGAGCTAGCACATTTGCTCCTCTGCTTGTGAGTTTCCGCATAAGGTTCCACCCGTGCACACCACCACCTTTTACATATCGTGTACCAGTCACTATACTTGCATTCGTCTCTAGTTGTTTCCTTCATGACATAGACAACAAAGTCGAATTATAAAAAAAAATCACTATAAGCTAATGAGATTTGTAAAGAGATGAAGAAACTTTACATACTTGATGAAACTTGGCAAATACTTTGGCTGCACAAGAGAAAAGCGAGTTAGATCAACAAAAGACAAGTCGATAAAAACAAAAATTCAGTAGGTGATTCTTACATGATGTGAAAGATCAGCATCCATGATTACAACGAAATCACCTGTAGCATGCTTCAAACCATGGATATATGCCGTTCCTGCGTGCCAAGAAGACCAATAACGGTCCACTTCCTTCTTGTAAAGCAAAGTTAGAAGATGATGAAGTTACAGATACATACCCAAACCAAGCTTCTTGGCTCTAGCTCTTAAAAGCTGCATCACAATAAAAACAAAAACACAAGTTCACCTGAACCGAAGAATACAAACTGGATTACGTAATTCAGATTCAAACTAACTCTGTTATTGTACTCACAATGCGGTCTTCACCATACAAGTCCTGCAGTTGCTTGACAATTTCTTGAGTGCCATCAGGACTCCCATCATCCACAACAATTATCTCAAAATCAACATCCCTAAACACCATTCAACAAGTGACCAATTTTCCTTAGTATTGGTATAAATTCTCAATAACATTCGACAGACAAGAGTCTACTTAACAAGTTCAAATCGATTAACCACAACCAGAATCAAGAATTCTAGCTTCTCCGATCACTAAACCAGAGGTTCTATCTATACACAACCATGAAACAACTTGTAATACTGTTTGACGGATCGTTACACTTAGTTACTAGCTCATAAATAAAGTTTGGATCTTTAATGTAAAACCATGATCCATCACTGCTGATCCTTTCATACTGAATCACTAATGGGCGATCGGATTCGAATTCTCACTAAATGGGATCCAGAATTATATATATGATCGGTCGCAAAACAAAGACTTGTTTTTTTTTTTTTACCGGAGATGCTTGAAAATGAGGTAGACTATAAGAGCAATGTTGAGGCGCTCGTTGTACGTAGGAACGATTACGCTATACTTATACTTCTTCTCTCCTTTCCTCTCCTTCTCCTCCGCCATAGCAGCCGATCAAAAGCCTAACTTTTACTACGGAGAGAGCTTTCTTCGTCGTCTTAATCCGCCTGTGAAAGCCACCGTCGTCTACAAAAGAAAACAAGGACTAGAAATTAATATTAAAATATAGGGGGCCCAAAGCAATTTTAAAATTGGGCCTAAAGTGATTAATGGCCGTAATGTAAGGCCCAATTATCATAATAGAGCTTTTAAAACAGCTAACGACTCTCTCCGTTACATGCCTAAAGTGATCAAGGAGGATTTAGTGTAGGCGATGATTAAACTTTATCACGATTGAGAGGATATCATTGACAATGAAACTGTCTCCCTCGAACATCATATTTTCCTAAATAACTTAAATAAATAAAAAATCTGAAATCTCCCTTTGTTACTTTTCAAAAGTCAATTCCAAAATCGTAAATCCAATAAATAGCCATAAATTCAAATAACATAATAAATCCCGAAAATATTAATAAAAGCATAAAATCCGCAAATCTGAAAAAGACAGAAATAAAACTCCCAAAGCACCAGCCCGATAGCAATCACTCCTGCTCGTCAGTCTCATCTGAAAGAGGAAGGAAATGAGGAGTGAGTAACATGAGAGTTACTCTGTGAGGTATGGGATGCTAAACACGCAAACCACTGACTTGAGTAAATAGAACTCCCACTATGGAAGTTTAGCTCTAACATGAACAAACAAGATGCCTAAAGCATCACACAACACAAACAATGCGATAATAGCATATAGCTAGTCCATACACCCCGCATCTCCTCATAGGGATATATATATACATACGCTGCGTCGCTAGTACAGTCTAACTCACATAGTCCCTACTCATAACTATGTATACATACATATATATATAGCATCTCTTAACATCACATAATCAAATCAACGGTTGAATCCTCTAGACCCCTAGTTCCAGTTTACAATGAATGAACTGACTAACAATCAAGACTCAAACAGACTCAATTCAAACAGACGGATCATGATTCGAAATCTAAACTACGATAGAGAGAATTCTACACTGGTACGGGATTTACAGAATAGACCCTCACCTTAGCAATGTCGAAAAGTGATAGCTATGAACTCCAGCTGCTCAAACAAACTCCAAATCTGAAATCAGGGAGAAAAATCGAGTCAGAACGCCCTTCGAACGGTCCAAAACGGATAACCGGCGATCTGGTCAAAAAGGCAACCCGCTGGTCAAAGGTCAACCCGGTCAACCTTTGACCAAATTGAAATCGAATTGAACCACCCGGTTTTCCTTAACCGAGTTCGATTTCAATTGGACCAGATTCAAATCAATTTCAAATCGGTTTAACCGGAAATCAATTCCCAATAACCAATCAAACCGAAAATCAATTGAACAAACCAAACCAAACCGGCTTGACTGGTCAACGGCTTGACTCGCTGAGTCGACTCGGCAGAGTCACCGAGTTACCGGCAAGTCACCGGAGACCGGTCGCCGGCGGCGGCCAACAATGGTGGTGGCTTACCGACAAATCACCGGCGGCGGCGGAGGCGCGGCGGCGGCTTCCCGGTGGCGGACGGACGGTGGCCGGCTACGGTGGCTCCGGCGAACGTCCGGCGGAGACGGTGGTGCGTGAGATTCACGCGCGAATCTTCTTCCTGCGCGTGTGGGCGCGTCGCGGTGGCTTTCCGGATGAAACTCCTGCCCCGGACTCGTCTCGACGTCACGAACACACTGGTGGCTTTGAAATCGCGAGAAACCCAATGGTTAGAAAGATATCGACGATTTACTAAATGACCAACACTTAACCAATCGGAAAAGGCGGTTCACGGATTACCTAGGGCGTGAGGCGGCAGCGGCGTGACGGATCTGATCTCAGTCGACGGTGACTGAGACAGTTCACCAATATCTCTCTCTGACGGCTCAAAATTTGCAGAGGTTCGACGCCTTAGACTTTTTCTGAATAAACTAATAGGCTTGCTCTTTTTAAATAAGAACTCACCTAGGGTTTCCTGCAAATTGATTGGGCTTTGCTGGGCCTGCGGAATTAGGTCGTTACAATTCTCCCCCACAAATAGAGAATTCGTCCCCAAATTCGGCTCCTGAACCTACTGTCCAATACTGTCCTAAAAAAGCTCTGGATAATCAATCCTCATCTGAGTCTCGGCCTCCCAGGTTTCCTTCTAGATCACGTCTCTCTCCCAACGAACTTTAACTAAACTGGTCATCATCTCCTAAACAACTTTCACTTGCCGATCTAAAATCTCAACTGGCTGACAAGGTGCATACAATTTTTTTTTTGCCATGAGCATTTAGCGGCTGCTGCAAAATGAGCTTTGGCCCTCTCCCGACCTTCCTCAAACTTGACATATGAACCACACTGTGGAACTTTGTCCCAAGTTCCTTCTGAATGCTCCAAAAATGTAGAGAATCCCAATCCGATACAATGTTGACATCCATGAAACCTCTCAAACTCAATAATGTAGGTCTGTTCCAACTGATTAGCTCTAAATGTCTTCTTAATTACTTAGGAAATAGGCTGACTTGGTAAGTCTATCCATGACTACCCATGTGGCATTCTTTCCACATATTTAAAATCCAATAACAATGTCCATAATCACCATGCCTCATTTCCACTCCGGCAAAAGCAAGCTCAAAAATAACATAATAGATAACTGATCCTCTGTCATAGCCATCTGACATGTTTGACACTGTGACGCAATGAAGCTACAACTCTCTTCATACTAGACCAATTATAGTTAACACTTCATATCTTTGTACCCCTTGGTGTTCCCGATGGGTAGAGAAACACGAGTGATGTATTTGCTGTATGATCCCTTTTCTTAACAGCTTATCGTCCAACACACAACTCGGTTTCGGTACAGGTACATCCCGCTCAAAATTATCCCGCTCAACACTTATGATATCCAATACTCCCCATCTCGATCGTCTTCCAAAGCCATAACGCTAACATGCACTTGGCGTATCCTTTCATAGCAAGACTGCCTGCTCCAAAGTCCCAAGGCTATCTGTCTCTCCATCGACAGTAATGGCACACAATCTGAGACTAGCAAATGTCCCAGTAAACTCATGAACCTCTTTGGTTCCTGATATGTCGCTCATGTGCCTGCCCAAGGCATTTGTCACATGGTTGTCTTTACCAGATGGTATTTAATATCCAAACTGTAGCCTGCTACCAACTCAATCCAACTGCACTATCCAAGTACAAGTTTTAATGAATGAAGATAAATTTCAGACTCCAATCATCCCAGAGAATCTAAACTTCCTTCTTGTACAATTACAATCTCCAAAACTATAACGCAAATACCACTGCAGCCACTACGAATCATGAATAGGGTAGTGGGTCTCGTGAGGTCTCAACTGATGCAATATATATAGAATGACCTGATCCTCATGCATCAATACACAATTTGCAAACGCTCATCATGCTCCCTCTACTCCAAGAATAACTCAATGGGGTCGTCGATGAGTACAATCGCGCACTTGTCCAAGTGTTCGCGAAAGACATCATTCATAAGCTTCTCAAATGCTATCGGTGCATTCGTCGATCCAAAATGATATCACCAAAACTCATAATATCCATAACGTATACGGAAACCCACATTCCGTACATACTCCTCAACTATAGCAATCTGATGATGTCATGATCTCAAGACAACCTTCGGGAACTGTGAACCTCCATGCAGCTAATTCAACAACTCATCAATATGATGTTT
Coding sequences within:
- the LOC106343087 gene encoding uncharacterized protein At1g04910, which codes for MAFQRRRYNYYNRLRRLLPLICGFSGALLILFALLSVFSPPPDDSDRRISQQINYGVNDEKKHVAVIFTGGRLDRDIWRSWNAQLFYGCCNASTKFPNAKAITRSDRYLAIATSGGLNQQRTGIVDAVVAARILNATLVIPKLDQKSYWKDASDFSHIFQVDWFISFLSKDVKIIEQLPPKRGRTWSPSRMRVPRKCNEKCYINRVLPVLQKRHAVQLNKFDYRLSNKLRDDLQKLRCRVNYHALKFTDPILKMGNELVRRMRSRSKHYIALHLRFEPDMLAFSGCYYGGGDKEKKELGSIRRRWKTLHVNNPEKQRRQGRCPLTPEEVGLMLRALGYGSDVHIYVASGEVYGGEESLAPLKALFPHFYSKDTIATKEELEPFSSYSSRMAALDFLVCDESDVFVTNNNGNMARILAGRRRYFGHKPTIRPNAKKLYKLFLSKENTTWEEFASRVRTFQKGFMGEPKEVRAGRGEFHENPSTCICEAKAKEGGMDSRKLGKKNKKEGDEPKEDEDAEWSSDYEEDQTDLHDRGLYNGTRLDYEDMSSDEPELEEMLSD
- the LOC106295330 gene encoding probable acyl-activating enzyme 1, peroxisomal: MISTFLARVCLNEITFRRTKKNKRRKMEGTMKSTANYVPLTPISFLDRSAVVYADRTSVVYGPVTYTWRQTRDRCVRVASALSQLGISSGDVVSVLAPNVPAMVELHFAVPMAGALLCTLNIRHDSALVSVLLKHSETKVLFADHQFLQIAQGACEILSKKGEKVPLLVLIQEPLVVSGNKKRLMEYEDVVSMGKSNFQVIRPKDECDAISLNYTSGTTSSPKGVVYSHRGAYLNSLATVLLNEMHSSPTYLWTNPMFHCNGWCLIWGVTAIGGSNICLRNVTAKGIFDNICQHKVTHMGGAPTILNMIVNASDSEKKPLPGKVSFITGAAPPPAHVIKKMEELGFSMFHSYGLTETYGPGTVCAWKPEWDLLPSEEQAKMKARQGVNHIGIEEVAVKDPVTLRTLPADGVSMGEVVFRGNTVMNGYLKNPEATKESFKGGWFWSGDLGVKHPDGYIELKDRSKDIIISGGENISSIEVESVLFSHPCVLEAAVVARPDEYWGETACAFVKLKDGSKATAEEIISYCRGKLPHYMAPRSIVFEDLPKTSTGKVQKFVLRTKAMAMGSLSKKGTSKL
- the LOC106292885 gene encoding probable dolichol-phosphate mannosyltransferase — translated: MAEEKERKGEKKYKYSVIVPTYNERLNIALIVYLIFKHLRDVDFEIIVVDDGSPDGTQEIVKQLQDLYGEDRILLRARAKKLGLGTAYIHGLKHATGDFVVIMDADLSHHPKYLPSFIKKQLETNASIVTGTRYVKGGGVHGWNLMRKLTSRGANVLAQTLLWPGVFDLTGSFRLYKKSVLEDVISSCVSKGYVFQMEMIVRATRKGYHIEEVPITFVDRVFGTSKLGGSEIVEYLKGLVYLLLTT